In Geobacillus kaustophilus, a genomic segment contains:
- a CDS encoding DUF5317 domain-containing protein gives MVYDGIILSLLIGWFRGGSLKGLANMKLRGGWLFPLLLAVQFAVFFLQERVAWIAKMSNGIFLLVYIIGLVFLWLNRHQPGFPVIFAGVLLNFIVMALNGGRMPVSIEAAQFLGREYIEALKAGMYGKHQAITSETLLPFLGDIIPLSPPYPRQQVISIGDVVMNVGAFLFIQHLMLSAPRHGADDAENETTAAPANQ, from the coding sequence ATGGTTTATGATGGAATCATCTTGTCGCTGTTGATCGGCTGGTTTCGCGGCGGCAGCCTGAAGGGTTTGGCCAATATGAAATTGCGCGGCGGGTGGTTGTTTCCGTTGCTTCTCGCGGTGCAGTTTGCGGTCTTTTTCCTGCAAGAGCGAGTCGCGTGGATTGCGAAAATGAGCAACGGCATTTTCCTTCTCGTCTACATCATCGGGCTTGTATTTTTATGGCTCAACCGCCATCAGCCGGGGTTTCCAGTCATCTTCGCCGGCGTCTTGCTCAACTTTATCGTCATGGCTTTAAACGGCGGACGGATGCCGGTGTCGATCGAAGCCGCCCAATTTCTCGGCCGCGAATACATCGAAGCGTTGAAAGCCGGTATGTACGGCAAGCATCAGGCGATCACATCTGAGACGCTCTTGCCGTTTCTCGGCGACATCATTCCGCTGTCCCCGCCGTATCCGCGTCAGCAAGTCATAAGCATCGGCGACGTTGTGATGAACGTAGGGGCGTTCTTGTTCATCCAGCATCTCATGCTCAGTGCACCGCGGCATGGAGCAGACGATGCTGAGAACGAAACAACGGCCGCTCCTGCGAATCAATAA
- a CDS encoding Na+/H+ antiporter NhaC family protein, which yields MEPSWKALLPFFVVIPISIWTKQVIPGLFVGLLVGSYLMTPSLLGGLRTMLHYVVDNLMQTNNIRIIIFLYVFAGLVSMIKYTGGIKGFVHLVSKKVKSAKTAMMLTWISTMVTFSDPDFRIVTVAPIMKALRKRLGLSSQQIGFAIEVTSNPVVALIPIATAFVGYMVSVIDKALDTSGIGAEPYIVYVRSIPFNFFSYAIIAVGLYYSFFVYSRKKQAAASEARKEAPIRSWNERLALEMAEERRLDGGEPNEAQGEEGDAMQTCPRAYQKETPVKPWNLIVPLSIVLVLTLFLSWWDGHRGARTFWEAFLQSDALGAMLEALLFTVIITVAFFLWQRFKLNDLLTHFVKGGNELISVILMLALIWALSAVAEDLGFSQYITGHVKQWIPPFFVAPILFLLGAIISYFIGSSWGTWGMLMPLGVTLASQAGTNILPVIGAVFASGTFGAFASPLSDNTVTLCTILDLPVMEYARTKLIPSLIAAGIAAVLFGAASFLLH from the coding sequence ATGGAACCGTCGTGGAAAGCTCTCTTGCCATTTTTCGTCGTCATCCCGATTTCGATTTGGACGAAACAAGTCATCCCCGGGTTGTTTGTCGGGCTGTTGGTCGGCAGTTATCTCATGACGCCGTCCTTGCTCGGCGGGCTGCGGACGATGCTTCATTACGTCGTCGACAACTTGATGCAGACGAACAACATTCGCATCATTATTTTCTTGTATGTGTTCGCCGGTCTTGTCAGCATGATCAAATACACCGGCGGAATTAAAGGATTCGTCCATCTCGTCAGCAAAAAAGTGAAATCGGCCAAAACCGCCATGATGCTGACGTGGATTTCGACGATGGTCACGTTCAGCGATCCCGATTTTCGCATCGTCACCGTCGCGCCGATCATGAAGGCGCTGCGCAAACGGCTTGGGCTGTCGTCCCAGCAAATCGGGTTTGCCATTGAGGTGACATCGAACCCCGTTGTCGCGCTCATCCCGATCGCCACCGCGTTTGTCGGCTACATGGTATCGGTTATCGACAAGGCGCTCGATACGTCGGGCATCGGCGCGGAGCCGTACATCGTGTACGTCCGAAGCATTCCGTTCAACTTTTTCTCGTATGCCATTATTGCTGTCGGGCTCTACTACAGTTTTTTTGTCTATTCGCGCAAAAAGCAAGCGGCGGCAAGCGAAGCGCGGAAAGAGGCGCCGATTCGGAGCTGGAACGAGCGGTTGGCGCTCGAAATGGCGGAAGAACGGCGGCTGGATGGCGGCGAGCCGAACGAGGCGCAAGGAGAAGAAGGAGACGCGATGCAGACATGCCCGCGCGCCTATCAAAAAGAAACGCCGGTCAAGCCGTGGAATTTGATCGTTCCGCTTTCCATCGTGCTTGTGTTGACACTGTTTTTAAGCTGGTGGGACGGCCACCGGGGGGCAAGGACGTTTTGGGAGGCGTTTTTGCAGAGCGATGCGCTCGGGGCGATGTTGGAGGCGCTTTTGTTTACCGTTATCATTACGGTCGCTTTCTTCCTTTGGCAACGATTTAAATTGAACGATTTGTTGACGCATTTTGTCAAAGGCGGCAATGAGCTCATTTCCGTCATTTTAATGCTGGCGCTCATTTGGGCGCTGTCGGCTGTGGCTGAGGACTTAGGGTTTTCGCAATACATTACGGGCCACGTCAAACAATGGATTCCACCGTTTTTTGTTGCCCCGATTTTGTTTTTGCTTGGCGCCATCATTTCCTACTTCATCGGCTCGTCATGGGGGACGTGGGGGATGTTGATGCCGCTTGGCGTGACGCTCGCGAGTCAGGCGGGAACAAACATTTTGCCGGTCATCGGCGCTGTGTTTGCGAGCGGGACGTTCGGGGCGTTCGCCTCGCCGCTCAGCGACAATACGGTGACGCTTTGCACCATTTTGGATTTGCCGGTGATGGAATACGCGCGCACGAAGTTGATCCCATCGTTGATCGCCGCCGGCATCGCCGCCGTTTTGTTCGGCGCTGCGTCATTTCTTTTGCATTAG
- a CDS encoding FeoA family protein yields MVLTDLHKGETAVVVRLAVEHEALKQRLLHLGLKEGKAVRLKTAMPFGGPVMIEVDGQAIGLRRKEAASIEVR; encoded by the coding sequence ATGGTGCTGACCGATTTGCATAAAGGGGAAACGGCGGTCGTTGTCCGTTTGGCTGTTGAACATGAGGCGTTGAAGCAGCGTCTTCTTCACCTTGGTTTAAAAGAAGGGAAAGCGGTGCGGCTGAAAACAGCGATGCCGTTTGGCGGGCCGGTGATGATCGAAGTCGATGGGCAGGCGATCGGTTTGCGGCGCAAAGAGGCGGCATCGATTGAGGTGAGATAA
- a CDS encoding DeoR/GlpR family DNA-binding transcription regulator, with the protein MLTEERHRLILELLAQKGVIKLQELVEATGASESTIRRDLTQLENEKKLRRVHGGAALLQQKREELSVSEKSLKYIEEKRRIAAYAASLVQKGNCIYLDAGTTTWEMIPHLADKEVIVVTNGVMHVERLLEHNVATYLIGGMIKPKTKALIGRGAIESLRQYRFDQCFIGANGVHYDYGYTTPDPEEALVKYTAMQLAQRTYVLADHSKLNESAFAKIADLHEAVLITDELDEEWKELYRTKTTVEVVAP; encoded by the coding sequence GTGCTGACCGAAGAACGCCACCGCCTCATTTTGGAGCTGCTGGCGCAAAAAGGAGTCATCAAGCTGCAGGAGCTCGTAGAGGCGACCGGGGCGTCGGAGTCGACGATTCGCCGCGATTTGACGCAGCTTGAAAACGAAAAGAAACTGCGCCGTGTGCACGGCGGGGCGGCCTTGTTGCAGCAGAAGCGCGAAGAGCTAAGCGTATCGGAAAAATCGCTGAAATATATCGAAGAAAAACGGCGGATCGCCGCTTATGCAGCCAGTTTGGTACAAAAAGGAAACTGCATCTATTTGGATGCGGGGACGACAACGTGGGAAATGATTCCGCATTTGGCTGACAAAGAGGTCATCGTTGTCACGAACGGCGTGATGCACGTCGAGCGGCTGCTTGAGCACAATGTGGCTACGTATTTGATCGGCGGCATGATCAAGCCGAAAACGAAGGCATTGATCGGGCGCGGCGCCATCGAGTCGCTGCGGCAGTACCGCTTCGACCAATGTTTCATCGGCGCGAACGGTGTTCATTACGACTACGGTTATACGACGCCGGACCCGGAAGAGGCGCTGGTGAAATATACGGCGATGCAGCTGGCGCAACGCACGTATGTGCTCGCTGACCATTCGAAGTTGAATGAAAGCGCGTTCGCGAAAATTGCGGATTTGCACGAAGCGGTGCTGATCACCGATGAATTGGATGAAGAGTGGAAAGAATTGTATCGAACAAAAACAACAGTAGAGGTTGTGGCTCCGTGA
- the feoB gene encoding ferrous iron transport protein B, translating into MYVALFGNPNTGKTSLFNCLTGSYEYVGNWSGVTVEKKVGVLRQHRVPVVDLPGVYSLQPLSRDEGVATDFLLTEPCSAIVNIVDASQLRRNLHLTVQLLEFGCPVVIALNMVDVAEKRGVKVDAAKLSKYLGVPVIPVIARTGKGTNELVRAVLAAKDKPHSAIAIDYGAEVEGAIRRIAEQLPDDVPGNKRWVALQFLGGNERMAAYLRDRLDLDRLLAIRADTERMLGGELAKRLYEARDRTIREWIAVAAITFENKPLTWTEKIDAVVTNRYVGMPIFLALMYVVFMLTFNWLGTPLADRLDAFFSGPLTDWLSRLLHWTGASPFIRALVLDGVVAGVGGVLVFVPQIFILFFFISILEDSGYMARVAMVMDRVMEAIGLNGKAFIPMIIGFGCNVPGVMAARTIEQPKERLMTILALPFMSCSARLPVYALFAGTFFARQQALVVFSLYVLGIAVALGLAKLFSSTVLKNESSLFVIELPPYRVPQALTLWRSTWEKGKGFIRKAGTFIFGGSVAIWLLTYIGPHGVGVAMDDSFLAAIGGFLAPLLAPLGFGAWQAGAALITGFLAKEVVVSTMNIIYHVHEANGLKQVIASHFTPLSAFSFMVFVLLYTPCLATVAAIRKETGSWKWTLLSIGCALTVAYVISLIVYQFGHMLGYQ; encoded by the coding sequence ATGTATGTCGCTCTATTTGGCAATCCGAACACCGGCAAAACGTCATTGTTTAACTGCTTAACCGGTTCCTATGAATATGTCGGCAACTGGAGCGGGGTGACGGTCGAGAAAAAGGTCGGGGTGCTTCGCCAGCACAGGGTGCCGGTCGTCGATTTGCCCGGCGTGTATTCGCTTCAGCCGCTGTCTCGCGATGAAGGAGTGGCGACCGACTTTTTATTGACTGAACCGTGCTCAGCGATTGTCAATATCGTTGATGCGTCGCAGCTGCGTCGCAATTTGCATTTGACCGTTCAGCTGCTGGAATTCGGCTGTCCCGTTGTCATCGCGCTAAACATGGTCGATGTGGCGGAAAAACGGGGCGTGAAAGTGGACGCCGCCAAGCTGTCGAAGTATCTTGGCGTTCCTGTTATCCCGGTCATCGCCCGAACCGGAAAAGGAACGAACGAATTGGTTCGCGCCGTTTTGGCGGCAAAAGATAAGCCGCACTCTGCCATCGCGATCGATTACGGCGCCGAGGTGGAGGGCGCCATCAGGCGCATTGCCGAGCAGCTGCCGGACGATGTGCCTGGAAACAAACGATGGGTGGCGTTGCAGTTCCTGGGGGGAAACGAGCGCATGGCCGCCTATTTGCGCGATCGGCTCGACTTGGATCGGCTTTTGGCGATCCGCGCCGACACTGAACGGATGCTTGGCGGTGAACTCGCCAAGCGCCTTTACGAAGCGCGTGACCGCACGATTCGCGAATGGATCGCCGTTGCGGCGATCACGTTTGAGAACAAGCCGTTGACATGGACGGAAAAAATCGATGCGGTGGTAACAAACCGCTATGTTGGGATGCCGATTTTTTTGGCGCTGATGTATGTGGTGTTTATGCTGACGTTTAACTGGCTTGGAACGCCGCTTGCCGATCGGCTTGACGCGTTTTTCTCAGGGCCGCTCACGGATTGGCTGTCCCGTCTTCTTCATTGGACAGGAGCGTCGCCGTTTATCAGGGCGCTCGTCTTAGACGGCGTTGTTGCTGGGGTCGGCGGGGTGTTGGTGTTTGTGCCGCAAATTTTCATTTTGTTCTTTTTCATCTCGATTCTCGAAGACTCCGGGTACATGGCGCGCGTGGCGATGGTGATGGACCGGGTGATGGAAGCGATCGGGTTAAACGGAAAGGCGTTCATCCCGATGATCATCGGCTTTGGCTGCAACGTTCCCGGAGTGATGGCGGCGCGGACGATCGAGCAGCCGAAAGAGCGGCTCATGACGATCTTGGCGCTGCCGTTCATGTCATGTTCCGCCCGCTTGCCGGTGTACGCCTTGTTTGCTGGCACGTTTTTCGCCCGCCAGCAGGCGCTTGTCGTGTTTTCGCTTTACGTGCTCGGCATCGCGGTGGCGCTTGGGCTCGCGAAGTTGTTTTCATCGACGGTATTGAAAAATGAAAGCTCGCTGTTTGTGATCGAGCTGCCGCCATACCGCGTTCCGCAAGCGCTCACACTATGGCGGAGCACATGGGAAAAAGGGAAAGGATTCATCCGCAAAGCAGGAACCTTTATTTTCGGCGGTTCGGTCGCCATTTGGCTGTTGACGTATATCGGGCCGCATGGGGTTGGCGTTGCCATGGATGACAGTTTTCTCGCTGCCATTGGCGGCTTCCTCGCTCCGCTGCTTGCCCCGCTCGGCTTTGGCGCTTGGCAGGCCGGCGCGGCCTTGATCACCGGCTTTTTAGCGAAAGAAGTCGTCGTGTCAACGATGAATATTATTTACCATGTCCATGAGGCGAACGGGCTGAAGCAGGTGATCGCCTCCCATTTCACGCCGCTGTCGGCGTTCAGCTTTATGGTGTTCGTCTTGCTGTATACGCCATGCCTAGCGACGGTGGCGGCGATCCGCAAAGAAACCGGATCGTGGAAATGGACGCTGTTGTCAATCGGCTGCGCGTTGACGGTTGCTTATGTCATTTCGTTGATCGTCTATCAGTTTGGACATATGCTTGGTTATCAATGA
- a CDS encoding bile acid:sodium symporter family protein produces the protein MNTLGRISNFVGNTFAIWVFLFGAFAFFVPDAFTWIAPYIVPLLGIVMFGMGLTLSANDFKEVFKRPLDVLIGVVAQFLIMPLVAFLLAYFLPVSREVALGIILVGCCPGGTASNVMTYLAKGDTALSVAVTSVSTILAPILTPSLILLLAGKWLSVSAAALFWSIVKVVLIPILLGLIAQVLFQKQVKACIPALPLVSVIAIVAIVTAVVGQNQAAIAKSGFLIFLIVVVHNGLGLLLGYWFAKLFRLSPPKQKAISIEVGMQNSGLGAALATAHFSPLAAVPSAIFSVWHNISGPIVATYFRKQADSQAVDEQTISA, from the coding sequence ATGAACACACTGGGAAGAATCAGCAACTTTGTCGGCAACACATTTGCCATCTGGGTGTTTTTGTTCGGCGCGTTCGCCTTTTTTGTTCCAGACGCATTTACATGGATCGCACCGTATATCGTTCCGCTTTTAGGCATCGTCATGTTCGGCATGGGATTGACGCTGTCAGCAAATGATTTCAAAGAAGTATTCAAGCGTCCGCTTGATGTGTTGATCGGCGTCGTTGCCCAGTTTCTGATCATGCCGCTTGTCGCGTTTTTGCTCGCTTACTTTTTGCCGGTTTCGCGTGAAGTGGCGCTCGGCATTATTTTAGTCGGCTGCTGCCCGGGCGGAACGGCGTCCAACGTCATGACGTATTTGGCGAAAGGAGATACGGCGCTGTCGGTCGCCGTCACTTCTGTTTCTACGATTTTAGCGCCGATTTTGACTCCTTCGTTAATCTTGCTTTTAGCCGGAAAATGGCTGTCCGTATCGGCCGCAGCCTTGTTTTGGTCGATCGTCAAAGTCGTGCTGATTCCGATTCTTTTAGGGCTCATCGCCCAGGTGCTGTTCCAAAAGCAAGTAAAAGCGTGCATCCCGGCGCTGCCGCTCGTTTCTGTCATCGCCATCGTTGCCATCGTCACCGCCGTCGTCGGGCAAAACCAAGCGGCCATTGCCAAAAGCGGATTTCTGATTTTTCTTATTGTCGTTGTTCATAACGGATTGGGCTTGCTGCTTGGGTATTGGTTTGCCAAACTGTTTCGCCTGTCGCCGCCAAAACAAAAGGCGATTTCCATCGAAGTTGGCATGCAAAACTCCGGGCTTGGTGCGGCCTTAGCGACCGCCCATTTTTCGCCGCTCGCCGCGGTTCCGAGCGCCATTTTCAGCGTCTGGCACAATATTTCCGGTCCGATTGTCGCAACATACTTCCGCAAACAAGCGGACAGCCAGGCGGTGGATGAACAAACAATTTCCGCTTGA
- the pfkB gene encoding 1-phosphofructokinase: protein MIYTCTLNPSVDYIVHLDELHVGELNRSVKTFTFPGGKGINVSRVLKRLGVDSTALGFVGGFTGGFIESELRNEGIACDFVHVLGQTRINVKLKAGRETEINGEGPVIAGDDAAQLMEKIGALSAGDVLVLAGSAPMSLPADVYEQLAAPAVKRRVRLVVDTSGPALEALLACRPFLAKPNHHELAQLFGAAVLTKEEIIPYGRRLVERGVEHLIVSMGGAGAFYFSREATLFAEAPQGTVKNSVGAGDSMVAGFLAAWANGTSIEEAFAYSVAAGSATAFSEDLCTKEEVEALVERVRVERL from the coding sequence GTGATTTACACATGTACGTTGAATCCATCTGTTGATTATATCGTTCATCTCGATGAGCTTCATGTTGGCGAACTGAATCGTTCGGTGAAAACGTTCACATTCCCGGGTGGGAAAGGTATCAACGTATCGCGCGTGCTGAAGCGTTTGGGTGTTGACAGTACGGCGCTTGGATTCGTCGGCGGATTTACCGGCGGGTTCATTGAAAGCGAGCTTCGGAACGAAGGCATTGCCTGCGATTTTGTTCATGTCCTGGGGCAAACACGCATTAACGTCAAACTCAAAGCCGGACGGGAGACGGAAATTAACGGCGAAGGCCCGGTGATTGCGGGTGACGATGCGGCGCAATTGATGGAGAAAATCGGAGCGCTTTCAGCTGGCGATGTGCTTGTGCTCGCTGGAAGCGCGCCGATGTCGCTGCCGGCGGATGTATATGAGCAGCTGGCGGCTCCAGCGGTGAAACGGCGCGTTCGCCTTGTCGTTGATACGAGCGGCCCGGCGCTTGAGGCGCTGCTTGCTTGCCGTCCGTTTCTGGCCAAGCCGAACCATCATGAGCTTGCCCAACTGTTTGGCGCCGCTGTGCTGACGAAAGAAGAAATCATCCCCTATGGCCGCCGGTTGGTTGAAAGAGGAGTAGAGCATCTCATCGTCTCGATGGGCGGCGCGGGAGCGTTTTACTTCAGCCGGGAAGCAACGCTGTTTGCCGAAGCGCCGCAAGGAACGGTGAAAAATTCCGTCGGGGCGGGCGATTCGATGGTCGCCGGATTTTTGGCCGCCTGGGCGAACGGAACGTCCATTGAGGAAGCGTTCGCTTACAGTGTTGCCGCCGGAAGCGCGACTGCGTTTTCGGAAGACTTATGCACGAAAGAGGAAGTGGAAGCGCTCGTTGAACGCGTCCGTGTCGAGCGTTTATAG
- a CDS encoding metallophosphoesterase, protein MTFFFVFLAILLLLALAIRKAHRNTYEAVLHKVQVGCSEDGDGAIRILQLSDLHLEKLSISPNDLYEKLKEELIDLIALTGDFLDREESIAKLGPYLTALKQLNPTYGMYAVFGNHDYVLQGEPFARLKATLEAHGCVVLQNETKTITINGQTVNIIGIDDFYTGRSDIEKAYAGVRDGINLVLTHDPDIVPHMKDYHFDYLLSGHFHGGQIHWPKPYHLAKMSKTLTERNMIKGYHEWDGKPFYINEGLGQTGVNIRIGSKPEVTLHLLALPSATRSRTVKAV, encoded by the coding sequence ATGACATTCTTTTTTGTTTTTCTTGCAATCTTGTTATTGCTTGCTTTGGCCATTCGCAAAGCTCATCGCAATACGTACGAAGCGGTTTTGCATAAAGTTCAAGTCGGCTGTTCAGAGGATGGAGACGGAGCCATTCGGATTTTGCAGCTGTCTGACTTGCATCTGGAAAAACTGTCGATTTCCCCAAATGATTTATACGAAAAGTTGAAAGAAGAACTGATTGATTTGATCGCGTTAACCGGCGACTTTCTGGATCGCGAGGAGAGCATCGCCAAACTCGGCCCGTATTTGACGGCGTTGAAACAGTTAAATCCGACATATGGCATGTACGCCGTGTTTGGCAACCACGATTACGTGCTGCAAGGCGAGCCGTTCGCGCGTTTGAAGGCGACGCTGGAGGCGCACGGCTGCGTCGTCTTGCAAAACGAGACGAAAACGATCACCATCAACGGTCAAACCGTCAATATCATTGGCATCGATGACTTCTACACAGGGCGCAGCGACATCGAAAAGGCGTATGCGGGCGTGAGAGACGGCATCAACCTCGTGTTGACGCATGATCCGGACATCGTTCCGCATATGAAAGACTATCATTTTGACTACTTGTTGTCCGGCCATTTCCACGGTGGGCAAATTCATTGGCCGAAGCCATATCATTTGGCAAAAATGAGCAAAACGCTCACCGAACGGAACATGATCAAAGGGTATCATGAATGGGACGGAAAACCGTTCTACATTAATGAAGGGCTTGGGCAAACCGGGGTGAACATCCGGATCGGCTCGAAGCCGGAAGTGACGCTCCACTTGTTGGCGCTGCCTTCGGCAACGCGAAGCAGGACGGTCAAAGCTGTCTAA
- a CDS encoding FeoB-associated Cys-rich membrane protein, with the protein MIANLVIGGAIFVYAGWALARHVKKSAKGACASCHAADHCRGSCGAER; encoded by the coding sequence ATGATCGCCAATCTCGTGATCGGCGGAGCGATTTTTGTCTACGCTGGCTGGGCGCTTGCCCGTCACGTGAAAAAAAGCGCCAAAGGCGCATGTGCGTCGTGCCATGCGGCAGACCATTGCCGAGGCAGCTGCGGGGCAGAGCGGTAA
- a CDS encoding endonuclease I family protein, protein MGEAERRLDELSQWQAEDAAEQLEQLNERLATEDAYYRADEDERARERYYRHLPLEGDGLMLFVRYHELVARTHKRRLPYFFSKDEYLYTWVDLHPDGTVRSLYSGERKDPKTLIVQDVETMKRRYEEFRQMLKKTKHGLGDVRERVKTIEQQWKFNAEHVVPQSWFGAREPMKGDLHHLFVCQPECNMMRANFPYADFPFYNPEDPDEQVQNRCGVVHNGYFEPEYGKGTAARAMLYFLLRYPKAIAKSFRRKIDIPLLVRWHEQFPPTVYEHHRNSAIFFIQGNRNPFIDFPELAGRMVFPLEGTL, encoded by the coding sequence ATGGGGGAGGCGGAACGGCGGCTTGACGAGCTCAGCCAATGGCAGGCGGAAGATGCGGCGGAACAGCTGGAGCAGCTGAACGAGCGGCTTGCCACAGAGGACGCGTATTATCGCGCTGATGAGGACGAACGGGCGCGCGAACGGTATTACCGCCATCTGCCGCTTGAAGGGGATGGATTGATGTTGTTTGTCCGCTATCACGAACTGGTGGCGCGCACCCATAAGCGGCGGCTGCCGTATTTTTTCAGCAAGGACGAATATTTGTACACATGGGTCGACTTGCACCCCGACGGAACGGTGCGGAGCCTGTACTCCGGCGAGCGAAAAGATCCGAAAACGTTGATCGTCCAAGATGTGGAAACGATGAAGCGGCGCTATGAAGAGTTTCGCCAAATGTTGAAAAAAACGAAGCATGGATTGGGCGATGTGCGCGAGCGGGTGAAAACGATCGAGCAGCAATGGAAATTCAATGCCGAACATGTCGTGCCGCAGTCGTGGTTTGGCGCCCGCGAACCGATGAAAGGCGACTTGCATCACTTATTCGTTTGCCAGCCGGAGTGCAACATGATGCGGGCGAATTTTCCGTACGCGGATTTTCCGTTTTACAATCCGGAAGACCCCGACGAGCAAGTTCAAAACCGCTGCGGCGTCGTTCATAATGGCTATTTCGAGCCGGAATACGGCAAAGGGACGGCTGCAAGGGCGATGCTGTATTTTTTGCTTCGCTACCCGAAGGCGATCGCGAAGTCGTTTCGGCGCAAAATCGATATTCCGCTCCTTGTCCGTTGGCACGAACAATTTCCGCCGACAGTGTATGAACATCATCGCAACAGCGCGATTTTTTTCATCCAAGGCAACCGCAATCCGTTCATCGATTTCCCTGAACTGGCCGGGCGGATGGTGTTTCCGCTTGAAGGGACGCTGTGA
- a CDS encoding diguanylate cyclase, producing the protein MYIFATEVDIHSQSLKDWVLVYILTGSVVLLNLFPIILPPKANSFSMDSAVYLATLFLYGLNFALQVLFIFSVIELYRNQRMSAWRHLFNFSMYCLMISGAYYSFLFFNGDIGKINVHHLFPYLISLLVYFSINVLLIFLFFYFIGQVFKGALELGVLKEACVGYSVTLLLSMVLAILLSEEKYFGLSLFIILVTILSIVFRKFLELYQLVSNRANKDHLTGLYNHGFFKETLKEQFSDCKMLKQPLTLAFLDLDDFKKYNDRNGHLQGDRLLAFFGKLLQKAVEGTSFTVARYGGEEFAILMPNTTKEDAYAFLNRLRKEVNDTYFEGVEHIPYRCLSFSCGIAEMEKDMHESDELIHRADQALYYAKAQGKNNVQLYDKHNMSLDEIRFKQDLEALEQQVKFFLSKDVYTYRHSKRVFKYALEFGSRLDELTDHERQTLVLGALIHDIGKIEVPRDILNKRGKLEKHEWEIIKKHVTWGREIVAAEKRFDDLLPLVELHHERYDGKGYPYGLKGEEIPKLARILCIIDSFDAMTTERPYQPTKTFEEALEEIERCAGTQFDPVYAAKFIAFVRKHYLPLAEMEQLN; encoded by the coding sequence ATGTATATATTTGCTACAGAGGTTGATATCCATTCTCAATCTTTAAAAGATTGGGTTTTAGTATATATATTGACTGGTTCTGTCGTTTTGTTGAATCTTTTTCCCATTATCTTGCCCCCTAAAGCTAATTCTTTTTCAATGGATTCTGCTGTTTACTTGGCTACTTTGTTCTTATATGGATTGAACTTTGCGTTACAGGTCCTTTTTATTTTTAGTGTGATAGAATTGTATCGTAATCAACGAATGTCTGCATGGAGACATTTATTTAATTTCTCAATGTATTGTTTGATGATATCAGGTGCCTATTACTCATTTTTATTCTTCAATGGGGATATTGGGAAGATAAATGTCCATCATTTATTCCCTTATTTGATTAGTTTGCTAGTTTATTTTAGTATTAATGTATTATTAATTTTTCTTTTCTTCTATTTTATTGGCCAAGTATTTAAAGGTGCTCTGGAGTTGGGAGTCTTAAAAGAGGCATGTGTTGGTTATTCAGTAACATTGCTTCTTTCAATGGTTTTAGCCATTTTGTTGTCGGAAGAGAAATATTTTGGCTTGTCCTTATTTATTATTTTAGTAACGATATTATCGATTGTTTTTAGGAAGTTTTTGGAATTATATCAATTGGTGTCTAATCGAGCTAACAAAGACCACCTCACCGGCCTTTACAACCACGGCTTCTTTAAAGAAACGCTCAAGGAGCAGTTTTCCGACTGCAAGATGTTGAAGCAACCGCTGACGTTGGCGTTTCTCGATTTGGACGACTTTAAAAAATACAACGACCGGAACGGCCATTTGCAAGGAGATCGTCTTTTGGCTTTTTTTGGGAAGTTGTTGCAAAAAGCGGTGGAAGGGACAAGCTTCACGGTCGCCCGCTATGGCGGAGAAGAGTTTGCCATTTTAATGCCCAACACGACGAAAGAAGACGCGTACGCGTTTTTAAACCGACTGCGCAAAGAAGTGAACGATACATATTTTGAAGGCGTCGAGCATATTCCGTATCGCTGCCTGTCGTTTTCGTGCGGCATCGCTGAGATGGAAAAGGATATGCATGAAAGCGATGAGCTCATCCACCGTGCTGATCAGGCTCTTTATTACGCGAAGGCGCAAGGGAAAAACAACGTTCAGCTGTATGATAAACATAATATGAGTTTGGACGAGATTCGCTTCAAGCAAGATTTGGAAGCGCTCGAGCAGCAAGTGAAATTTTTTCTTTCCAAAGATGTCTATACATACCGCCATAGCAAACGGGTATTTAAATATGCACTCGAATTTGGCAGCCGTCTTGATGAGTTGACCGACCATGAACGACAGACGCTCGTTCTAGGGGCGCTCATCCATGATATTGGCAAAATCGAAGTGCCGCGCGATATTTTAAATAAGCGGGGAAAGTTGGAGAAACATGAATGGGAGATCATCAAAAAGCACGTGACGTGGGGGCGCGAGATTGTGGCGGCGGAGAAGCGGTTTGATGATTTGCTTCCGCTTGTCGAGCTGCACCACGAACGATATGATGGGAAAGGGTATCCGTACGGGCTGAAAGGAGAAGAAATCCCGAAACTGGCCCGCATTTTGTGTATTATCGACTCGTTTGACGCTATGACAACCGAGCGGCCGTACCAGCCGACGAAAACGTTTGAAGAGGCGCTTGAGGAAATCGAGCGCTGCGCTGGGACGCAGTTTGATCCGGTGTATGCGGCGAAGTTTATCGCGTTTGTGCGGAAGCATTATTTGCCGCTTGCCGAGATGGAGCAACTGAATTAA